A window of Streptomyces sp. SAI-127 contains these coding sequences:
- a CDS encoding 4-oxalocrotonate tautomerase family protein, producing the protein MPFANFKVPAGTLDEKQKEEIVTRTTELYVEIYGERARANTMVLVEEVTDGGWGIGGNVLTLAMLAQSPED; encoded by the coding sequence ATGCCGTTCGCCAACTTCAAGGTCCCCGCAGGAACCCTCGACGAGAAGCAGAAGGAAGAGATCGTCACCCGCACCACCGAGCTCTACGTCGAGATCTACGGCGAACGGGCCCGCGCCAACACCATGGTGCTGGTCGAAGAGGTCACCGACGGCGGCTGGGGCATCGGCGGCAACGTCCTGACCCTTGCGATGCTCGCGCAGTCACCCGAGGACTGA
- a CDS encoding cytochrome P450 — MTAIAEIPGPKGLPLLGSALDLRRDSLDTLLRARREYGDVVRISAGPPGLRSVMHCVFSAEGAQQVLATQTANFRKDNRLYEEIRLSIGNGLLTSQDADYLRQRRLIQPLFTKRQVDGYATAVTLEAGSMVERWRTAHDTVVDVNREMDRFALRTVARILFGADIEAAADVVHDHFPVINAYVLRRGLSPVNPPRSWPLPANRRAEEATRAVYAVCDRITAERRAAGTTAAADDLLSLLSRASSEEDGSLDAAELRDQLLVFLIAGHETTGTSMTFALHLLSRHPEVQARAQEEADLLPAGRTLSAADLDGLPYLTRVLKEAMRLYPAAPLIGRRSVEAAEVDGHLIPAGADVLVPPWVIHRHPDLWDDPERFDPERFTPEREGARHRYAWFPFGGGPRACIGQHFAMLESVLALAVLLRAYDLEAVDREISLMAGITLQATGAARVRLRARAQAR; from the coding sequence ATGACCGCCATCGCTGAGATACCGGGCCCCAAAGGCCTTCCCCTGCTCGGCTCGGCACTCGACCTCCGGCGCGACTCACTGGACACTCTCCTGCGCGCGCGGCGAGAGTACGGCGACGTGGTCCGTATCTCCGCCGGCCCACCAGGACTGCGTTCGGTGATGCACTGCGTCTTCTCCGCGGAGGGCGCACAGCAGGTCCTGGCCACCCAGACGGCCAACTTCCGCAAGGACAACCGGCTTTACGAGGAGATCCGGCTGTCCATCGGTAATGGCCTGCTCACCAGCCAGGACGCCGACTATCTGCGCCAACGCCGCCTCATCCAACCGCTGTTCACCAAGCGGCAGGTGGACGGCTACGCCACAGCGGTGACGCTGGAGGCCGGGAGCATGGTGGAACGCTGGCGCACCGCCCACGACACGGTCGTCGACGTGAACAGGGAGATGGACCGGTTCGCACTACGCACAGTGGCGCGCATCCTCTTCGGCGCGGACATCGAGGCGGCCGCCGACGTCGTGCACGACCACTTCCCCGTGATCAATGCGTACGTGCTCCGGCGCGGCTTGTCCCCCGTCAATCCGCCGCGCTCCTGGCCCCTCCCGGCCAACCGCCGCGCCGAGGAGGCGACCCGCGCGGTGTACGCGGTCTGCGACCGGATCACCGCCGAGCGCCGGGCGGCCGGAACGACAGCGGCTGCCGACGACCTGCTCTCTCTCCTCTCCCGGGCGAGCAGCGAAGAGGACGGCAGCCTTGACGCCGCCGAACTCCGCGACCAACTCCTCGTGTTCCTGATTGCGGGCCACGAAACGACCGGGACATCCATGACCTTCGCGCTGCACTTGCTGTCCCGGCACCCGGAGGTCCAGGCGCGGGCACAGGAGGAGGCCGACCTCCTGCCGGCCGGGCGTACGCTCTCGGCCGCCGACCTTGACGGGCTGCCGTATCTGACGAGGGTGCTGAAGGAGGCCATGCGGCTGTACCCGGCCGCTCCGCTGATCGGCCGCCGGTCCGTCGAAGCCGCCGAGGTCGACGGGCACCTCATTCCTGCCGGGGCTGACGTTCTGGTCCCGCCGTGGGTCATCCACCGCCACCCGGACCTGTGGGACGACCCCGAGCGCTTCGACCCCGAACGCTTCACCCCCGAGCGCGAGGGTGCCCGGCACCGCTACGCCTGGTTCCCCTTCGGCGGCGGTCCACGCGCCTGCATCGGTCAGCACTTCGCGATGCTCGAGTCCGTGCTCGCTCTGGCGGTGTTGCTGCGCGCTTACGACTTGGAGGCGGTGGACAGGGAGATCTCCTTGATGGCGGGGATCACGCTTCAGGCGACGGGGGCGGCGCGGGTGCGGCTTCGGGCCCGCGCTCAGGCCCGTTGA
- a CDS encoding helix-turn-helix transcriptional regulator codes for MDGDNLLGQFLRARRGLVQPEEKDVPVIGRRRVAGLRREEVAMLSGLSTDYYVRLEQGRERNPSVQVLDALARALLLDDDAIAHLHRLARPVPARSRKNARRQRVSPALRQMMHSWTGTPAVILGRCMDVLAHNPLGGALFAGHTYSGDLMRLVFLDPDARDFYPDWDRVAANTVGGLREAAGTDYDDPRLIELVGELSLKSEAFRTLWARHDIRQKRHETKRFRHPVVGELTLDYESLTINSAPGQQLVVYQAEPGSPSAHALSLLGSLTATETAQASEAVRQDIVADD; via the coding sequence ATGGACGGTGACAACCTTCTGGGACAGTTCTTGCGAGCTCGACGCGGCCTGGTGCAGCCCGAGGAAAAGGACGTGCCGGTGATCGGCCGCCGCCGTGTGGCGGGCCTGCGCCGGGAAGAAGTGGCCATGCTGTCCGGGCTGAGCACCGACTACTACGTGCGCCTGGAACAGGGCCGCGAAAGGAACCCTTCGGTGCAGGTGCTCGACGCACTGGCCCGAGCACTGTTGCTGGACGACGACGCGATCGCACATCTGCACCGGCTGGCCCGGCCTGTGCCGGCACGTTCCCGCAAGAACGCCCGGCGTCAGCGGGTGAGCCCGGCTCTACGGCAGATGATGCACAGCTGGACCGGCACACCTGCCGTGATTCTGGGGCGCTGTATGGACGTGCTGGCCCACAACCCCCTGGGCGGCGCCCTGTTCGCCGGCCACACCTACAGCGGAGACCTGATGCGGCTCGTCTTCCTCGACCCTGACGCCCGGGACTTCTACCCGGACTGGGACCGGGTCGCCGCCAACACGGTCGGCGGCCTGCGCGAGGCGGCGGGAACCGACTACGACGATCCGCGATTGATCGAGCTGGTGGGCGAGTTGTCACTCAAGAGCGAAGCGTTCCGCACGTTGTGGGCGCGCCACGACATCCGCCAGAAGAGGCACGAGACCAAACGCTTCCGCCACCCGGTCGTCGGTGAACTCACACTCGACTACGAGTCCTTGACCATCAACAGCGCGCCAGGTCAGCAACTCGTCGTCTACCAGGCCGAGCCCGGCAGCCCCTCCGCCCACGCACTGTCGCTGCTCGGCAGCCTCACCGCGACGGAAACGGCCCAGGCATCCGAGGCCGTGCGGCAGGACATCGTCGCAGACGACTGA
- a CDS encoding FAD-dependent oxidoreductase, whose amino-acid sequence MTHVLVLGAGPTGLTTAMLLAADGHRVTVVERNPHEPHGDAAGLWEGWERRGVKQFRMLHMVMPRWRMEMEHELPEVVAELEALGGTRINLIQFADLPAEAAGARPGDERFDSVAARRPVLEAAVARVASRTEGVTVLRGVHVTALVNASATKSATPRVGGVVTANDQVLHADLVVDASGRNSAVPQMLDAIGDRAPVMESEPNGFVYYSRYFRAPQNNRPSYRGWVLEHHEGLTVGKFACDNDIWALGLYVSSRDRQLRALHDTDTWQRAVALFPDVAEWAAHEPVGGVRAMAGTQGEYRRRVVEGRPVVTGFVAVGDAWATSNPARGAGLSTGVLHAQALRDTLREVGPADAEKLVLWFDELTEARLTPIYRSITSWSRHRLAEIDGDITGEPYETADPSWVIGKALDAAKLRDPDALRALADLAMLHLPAQEVLGAPGLTEKIMTLGANQPRYHAPGPSRAELLAAIGASRD is encoded by the coding sequence ATGACTCATGTGCTGGTCCTCGGCGCCGGTCCCACCGGACTCACGACCGCGATGCTGCTCGCCGCCGACGGCCACCGCGTCACCGTGGTGGAGCGGAACCCCCACGAGCCGCACGGCGACGCCGCCGGGCTGTGGGAGGGGTGGGAGCGGCGTGGGGTGAAGCAGTTCCGCATGCTGCACATGGTCATGCCTCGCTGGCGGATGGAGATGGAGCATGAACTCCCGGAGGTGGTCGCCGAACTGGAGGCCCTCGGCGGCACCCGGATCAACCTGATCCAGTTCGCGGACTTGCCGGCGGAGGCTGCCGGGGCCCGCCCCGGGGATGAGCGCTTCGACAGCGTAGCGGCCCGCCGCCCGGTGTTGGAGGCGGCGGTCGCGCGCGTCGCGTCTCGGACGGAGGGCGTCACCGTCTTGCGGGGCGTGCACGTCACCGCGCTGGTCAACGCCTCGGCGACGAAGAGCGCGACCCCGCGGGTGGGCGGGGTGGTGACCGCCAACGACCAGGTGCTCCACGCGGACCTGGTGGTCGACGCGAGCGGCCGGAACTCCGCCGTCCCACAGATGCTGGACGCCATCGGAGACCGCGCGCCCGTCATGGAGAGCGAGCCGAACGGATTCGTCTACTACTCCCGCTACTTCCGGGCGCCCCAGAACAACCGGCCGTCGTACCGGGGCTGGGTGCTGGAACATCACGAAGGGCTGACGGTCGGCAAGTTCGCCTGCGACAACGACATCTGGGCCCTGGGACTCTATGTCTCCTCCCGGGACCGGCAGTTGCGGGCCCTGCACGACACCGACACCTGGCAGCGGGCGGTCGCGCTCTTCCCCGATGTCGCCGAGTGGGCGGCCCATGAGCCGGTGGGCGGTGTGCGAGCGATGGCGGGCACCCAAGGCGAGTACCGCCGCCGCGTCGTCGAGGGTCGGCCGGTGGTCACCGGCTTCGTCGCGGTCGGGGATGCCTGGGCGACCAGCAACCCGGCGCGTGGAGCGGGCCTCAGCACGGGGGTGCTGCATGCCCAGGCACTGCGCGACACACTGCGCGAGGTCGGCCCCGCCGACGCCGAGAAGTTGGTGCTCTGGTTCGACGAGCTCACCGAGGCCCGCCTGACACCCATCTACCGGAGCATCACAAGCTGGAGCCGCCACCGGCTGGCGGAGATCGACGGGGACATCACCGGCGAACCGTACGAGACAGCGGACCCGAGCTGGGTGATCGGCAAAGCCCTTGACGCGGCCAAGCTCCGCGACCCGGACGCGCTCCGCGCGTTGGCCGACCTGGCGATGCTCCACCTCCCGGCCCAAGAGGTACTGGGGGCCCCGGGCCTGACCGAGAAAATCATGACCCTCGGCGCCAATCAGCCGCGTTACCACGCCCCCGGCCCCTCACGCGCCGAACTCCTGGCCGCCATCGGCGCCTCGCGCGACTGA
- a CDS encoding SDR family NAD(P)-dependent oxidoreductase, translating to MPTLAIIGAGPNLGLATAARFGAEGFDVGLVARNRDRLQNMQDTLAKEGITARSTATDITRPQAAAAALTELTERLGPIDVLLYSPLPSLDWIKPVTRTTSEDLRLSLGLSVLGAIDAVQAVLPAMRERGSGTLLFTTGGAAVAPSTARASSAVSYAAEVAYARLLHEELSPEGIRVAHTAIVGALGPGQQHEPATVAELLWRQHAEGRAFQTVCAR from the coding sequence ATGCCTACGCTGGCGATCATCGGAGCAGGACCGAACCTCGGTCTGGCCACTGCCGCCCGATTCGGAGCGGAAGGTTTCGACGTCGGCCTGGTCGCACGCAACCGCGACAGGCTGCAGAACATGCAGGACACACTGGCGAAAGAAGGCATCACTGCCCGCAGTACGGCAACGGACATCACCCGCCCGCAGGCCGCAGCCGCGGCGCTGACGGAGCTGACGGAGCGCCTCGGCCCGATCGATGTCCTGCTGTACAGCCCCCTGCCTTCGCTGGACTGGATCAAGCCCGTCACCCGCACCACCTCCGAGGACCTCCGACTGTCACTGGGCCTGAGCGTCCTCGGCGCAATCGATGCGGTTCAGGCCGTGCTGCCCGCCATGCGGGAGCGTGGCAGCGGAACCCTGCTGTTCACCACAGGCGGTGCCGCCGTCGCACCCAGCACCGCGCGTGCCAGTTCCGCCGTCTCCTACGCCGCGGAGGTGGCCTACGCCCGCCTGCTGCACGAAGAGCTCAGCCCCGAAGGCATACGTGTGGCACACACCGCGATCGTCGGCGCACTGGGCCCCGGGCAACAGCATGAGCCCGCGACGGTGGCCGAACTCCTGTGGCGACAGCACGCCGAGGGCCGCGCCTTCCAGACCGTCTGCGCGAGGTGA
- a CDS encoding ATP-binding protein, whose product MGDLVVAARDQAFVGRVAERAVFRSAMAGDSHAPSVLYLHGPGGIGKSALLRRFALEAHEAGRLVIEVDGRTVAATPEDFEHAAGKAIGEPNTVLLVDTFELCHGLEHWLWEQFLPRLPLGTVVVVAGRAAPDPRWVADPGWADLLRVVRLRDLAREDAAAFLRVRGVPAGTHHALLSFASGNPLALSLAVAVAAQRDTDGARGAADWSPGQDVIATLLPQLVGHAPSAAHRTALEVCAQADVTSEALLRALTGEDAAELFAWLRTQPFIEATDSGLFPHDVVREVLAADLRWRDPEGFAALRRRMYHHLLARVREVPAAQVLQAMNSLVYLDRSLGHLADTLVWDPEDAVREMPCTPDDESRVVDLVHLTEGAESAAIARFWLNRQPEAFRVYRSNRTDEITAFSTLLRLSGPEGEDVDPVVAAAWSHARAGSPIRAGEHMAVARFMVDAQAYQRPSASLNLVTWRVTAEIIRADRLAWLFVVMRDDGFWNAHLAPGDMLPTDASPVIGDHGYRLFAHDWRIRSAMAWVAEKHEALQEDVAAVTPAVTPPQERSDHVVLSRPEFDTAVRDALRALWWPGELAANPLNRSRLVAEHDQNLHDVLLHAIDTLLGQRGGETRHQVLTTTYSKTAPTQEAAARRLGMSFSTYRRHLTAAVQHIRDVLWSHELSGTAVLPVGRGLPADQ is encoded by the coding sequence TTGGGTGACCTGGTGGTCGCCGCGCGGGACCAGGCGTTCGTGGGGCGGGTGGCGGAGCGGGCGGTCTTCCGGTCCGCGATGGCGGGGGACTCCCACGCGCCGTCGGTTCTGTATCTGCACGGGCCCGGCGGGATCGGCAAGTCCGCGCTGCTGAGGCGGTTCGCTCTCGAGGCGCACGAGGCGGGGCGGCTGGTGATCGAGGTGGACGGGCGTACGGTCGCCGCGACGCCGGAGGACTTCGAGCACGCGGCCGGGAAAGCGATCGGCGAGCCGAACACGGTGCTGTTGGTCGACACCTTCGAGCTCTGCCACGGCCTGGAGCACTGGTTGTGGGAGCAGTTCCTGCCGCGGTTGCCGCTGGGCACGGTCGTGGTGGTGGCCGGACGCGCGGCCCCCGATCCCCGCTGGGTCGCCGATCCGGGGTGGGCGGACCTGCTGCGGGTGGTGCGGTTGCGGGATCTGGCCCGGGAGGATGCCGCCGCCTTCCTGCGCGTACGAGGTGTCCCGGCCGGGACGCACCACGCGCTGCTGTCCTTCGCCAGTGGTAATCCGCTGGCCCTGTCGCTGGCGGTGGCGGTCGCCGCGCAGCGGGACACGGACGGGGCGCGGGGTGCTGCCGACTGGTCACCGGGCCAGGACGTGATCGCGACGTTGCTGCCCCAACTCGTAGGCCACGCCCCGAGTGCGGCGCACCGCACGGCGCTGGAGGTGTGCGCGCAGGCCGATGTCACCTCCGAGGCCCTGCTGCGGGCGTTGACGGGCGAAGACGCCGCTGAACTGTTCGCCTGGCTGCGCACCCAGCCGTTCATCGAAGCCACCGACTCCGGGCTCTTTCCGCACGATGTCGTGCGCGAGGTGTTGGCCGCCGATCTCCGCTGGCGGGACCCCGAGGGATTCGCCGCCCTGCGCCGACGGATGTACCACCATCTGCTCGCCCGGGTCCGTGAGGTGCCCGCCGCACAGGTGCTCCAGGCGATGAACTCACTCGTGTACCTGGACCGTTCCCTCGGTCATCTTGCCGACACCCTCGTATGGGACCCTGAGGACGCGGTGCGGGAAATGCCGTGTACGCCTGACGACGAGAGCCGCGTGGTGGACCTGGTCCACCTGACGGAGGGCGCCGAGTCCGCCGCGATCGCCCGCTTCTGGCTCAACCGGCAGCCCGAAGCGTTCAGGGTCTACCGCTCGAACCGGACCGACGAGATCACGGCCTTTTCGACGTTGCTGCGGCTCAGCGGACCCGAGGGGGAGGACGTCGACCCGGTGGTGGCCGCCGCCTGGTCCCACGCCCGCGCAGGCAGCCCAATACGAGCAGGCGAGCACATGGCTGTTGCACGGTTCATGGTGGACGCACAGGCGTACCAGCGGCCCTCGGCATCTCTGAACCTGGTCACGTGGCGCGTGACGGCGGAGATCATCCGGGCCGACCGTCTTGCGTGGTTGTTCGTCGTGATGAGGGACGACGGGTTCTGGAACGCTCACCTGGCGCCCGGCGACATGCTGCCGACGGACGCCAGCCCGGTGATCGGCGACCACGGCTACCGCCTGTTCGCCCACGACTGGCGTATCCGGTCCGCGATGGCGTGGGTGGCGGAGAAGCACGAAGCTCTGCAGGAGGACGTGGCTGCCGTCACGCCTGCGGTCACACCTCCGCAAGAGCGGTCGGATCACGTGGTGCTGTCCCGGCCGGAGTTCGACACCGCCGTACGGGACGCCCTGCGTGCACTGTGGTGGCCGGGCGAACTCGCGGCAAACCCCCTCAACCGCAGCCGACTGGTCGCAGAGCACGACCAGAACCTCCACGATGTCCTGCTCCACGCCATCGACACCCTGCTGGGGCAGCGCGGCGGAGAGACACGTCATCAGGTCCTCACGACCACGTACAGCAAGACCGCCCCCACCCAGGAGGCGGCGGCCCGACGCCTCGGGATGTCTTTCAGCACCTACCGCCGCCACCTGACGGCCGCGGTGCAGCACATCAGGGACGTCCTGTGGAGTCACGAACTGAGCGGAACAGCGGTCCTTCCGGTGGGCCGGGGCCTGCCGGCGGACCAGTGA
- a CDS encoding SDR family oxidoreductase, with product MSSQQSAASRAALNDQADQPRVAIVTGGSRGIGRATVSRLAAEGFAVVVGYAGNRDLAQAAVKEVTAAGGRAIAVQADVADEQEVAALFDTTESEFGGVDVVVHAAGRLYLSPVADLDLAELDALHRTNIRGSFVVAQQSARRVRSGGAMITFSTSIVGLALPGYGAYSAGKGAIEALTMILAREMRGRDVTVNAVAPGPTATDLFLDGKDQETIARMAAQPPLERLGTPADIAEVVAFLASPAGHWVNGQVVRANGGIV from the coding sequence TTGTCCTCCCAGCAGTCCGCGGCGAGTCGTGCCGCGCTCAACGACCAAGCAGACCAGCCCCGCGTCGCCATCGTCACCGGCGGCTCCCGCGGCATCGGCCGCGCGACGGTGAGCCGGCTGGCCGCCGAAGGATTCGCCGTCGTGGTCGGATACGCCGGCAATCGTGATCTGGCCCAGGCGGCCGTCAAGGAGGTCACCGCCGCCGGGGGCCGGGCCATCGCCGTCCAGGCCGATGTCGCCGACGAGCAGGAGGTGGCCGCACTGTTCGACACCACCGAGTCCGAGTTCGGTGGGGTCGACGTGGTCGTCCACGCGGCCGGCCGACTGTACCTGTCCCCGGTCGCCGACCTGGACCTGGCGGAACTGGACGCACTCCACCGCACCAACATCCGCGGGAGCTTCGTCGTCGCCCAGCAGTCCGCCCGCAGGGTCCGCAGCGGCGGGGCCATGATCACCTTCTCGACTTCCATAGTGGGCCTGGCCCTTCCCGGCTACGGCGCCTACAGCGCCGGCAAGGGTGCCATCGAGGCGCTCACGATGATCCTCGCCCGGGAGATGCGCGGCCGGGACGTCACCGTCAACGCCGTCGCCCCCGGCCCAACGGCCACCGACCTGTTCCTCGACGGCAAGGACCAGGAGACCATCGCACGTATGGCCGCCCAGCCCCCGCTGGAACGACTTGGCACCCCCGCCGACATCGCCGAGGTCGTCGCCTTCCTCGCCTCACCGGCCGGTCACTGGGTCAACGGCCAGGTCGTCCGCGCCAACGGCGGCATCGTCTGA
- a CDS encoding Atu4866 domain-containing protein: protein MPGEQPASAGSETSNSGELHTYVGMWVTADDQIRQELLPNGRYDEARGNRESAYTGRYWVKGNRIEYADDSGFTADGTFQGDVLHHGGYVFYREDSPAHRKAADTRVR from the coding sequence GTGCCCGGTGAACAACCTGCCTCCGCCGGCAGCGAGACGAGTAACTCGGGTGAGCTCCACACGTACGTCGGGATGTGGGTCACCGCGGACGATCAGATCCGACAGGAGCTCCTCCCGAACGGCCGCTATGACGAAGCGCGGGGCAACCGTGAAAGCGCCTATACCGGCCGCTACTGGGTCAAAGGGAATCGCATCGAGTATGCGGACGACTCGGGCTTCACGGCCGACGGAACGTTCCAGGGCGACGTCCTTCACCACGGCGGCTACGTCTTTTATCGCGAGGACAGCCCGGCACACCGCAAGGCCGCTGACACGCGCGTGAGGTGA
- a CDS encoding helix-turn-helix transcriptional regulator, producing the protein MNHSELAAFLKSRRARIRPSDVGLPTGPRRRVPGLRREEVSQLAGLSADYYTELERGRGAQPSAQVLAALARALRLNGDERDHLFHLADRMTPPAAHGPTAHVQPGLLGLLDQLTTTPAQVITDLHQTLVQNPLAAALVGRPPAVRGPAASFVYRWFTDPDARTLYPAEDHPHHSRVFVADLQAVAARRGDDTEVHRMVAALRRRSEEFTTLWDTRDVALRRADHKRIVHATLGVIELDCHSLFSEDGRQRLLWFSAPPGTEGAAQLELLSVIGTQDMTPRATDLEQSQA; encoded by the coding sequence GTGAACCACTCCGAACTCGCCGCGTTTCTGAAGTCCCGGCGCGCCCGAATCCGCCCGTCCGATGTCGGCCTGCCCACGGGGCCGCGGCGCCGGGTCCCCGGACTGCGACGCGAGGAGGTCTCACAGCTGGCGGGCCTGTCCGCCGACTACTACACGGAGTTGGAACGTGGACGCGGCGCCCAGCCCTCGGCCCAGGTGCTCGCCGCGCTGGCCCGAGCGCTGCGACTGAACGGCGACGAACGCGACCACCTGTTCCACCTCGCCGACCGCATGACGCCCCCGGCGGCACACGGTCCCACCGCGCACGTCCAGCCGGGCCTGCTCGGCCTGCTGGACCAGCTCACCACCACTCCCGCTCAGGTCATCACCGACCTGCACCAAACCCTCGTCCAAAACCCTTTGGCTGCCGCGCTCGTCGGCCGGCCCCCTGCCGTGCGCGGCCCTGCGGCCAGCTTCGTCTACCGCTGGTTCACCGATCCGGACGCCCGTACCCTCTATCCGGCCGAGGACCACCCCCACCACTCGCGGGTCTTCGTCGCCGACCTCCAGGCGGTCGCCGCCCGGCGCGGCGACGACACCGAAGTGCACCGGATGGTGGCCGCGCTACGACGGCGCAGTGAAGAGTTCACCACCCTGTGGGACACCCGCGACGTCGCCCTGAGACGGGCCGACCACAAGCGCATCGTGCACGCCACGCTGGGCGTCATCGAGCTGGACTGCCACAGCCTGTTCAGCGAGGACGGACGCCAGCGCCTGCTGTGGTTCAGTGCCCCACCGGGCACCGAAGGCGCCGCCCAGCTGGAACTTCTCTCCGTCATCGGCACCCAGGACATGACTCCCCGCGCGACCGACCTCGAACAGTCACAAGCCTGA
- a CDS encoding PQQ-binding-like beta-propeller repeat protein gives MGSYVLLDRIGAGGMGTVFLGRSAAGRRVAVKLVHPQLCEDEEFRVRFRQEIAAVRRVSGAFTAPVVDADPDAERPWMATLYVPGPSLAACVDRGGPLTGPELRILALGLIEALREIHRAGVVHRDLKPGNVLMAEDGPRVIDFGISRAADNQQLTVTGNLIGTPPFMSPEQLRSPRDVTPASDVFSLGSLLAYAATGSGPFDADTPYMAGYQVMYEPPTLDEVPRPLRGIVERCLDKDPAARPGLGELHDWLRALPQTADSGNSGSGNSDHTTGPGEHGHPDHSDDLGNAVDTGKKAMPGASTEPVTGRGLRRDRRGRRLTRLLTAVGTAVAVTALSLAAVNAFGGDERPTARTPSLPAGWHPWQTTLRLGSVPDTAMDSGPPGCVPERTVLYCGGEGFTVAKVDAATGRVIWRSGDSVQNTMPYGVRNGVVYVAEQTHGEFRTAALDTATGKRRWVRDSDSSVVFSGGLLTSTNDIQGFIAYDTSGKELWQSPKAAFCAPLSLAGVPYAECTITGQTTTLLRLDPADGTARKLAALPIGSQGIGQSGGAPVYAQPAAAANQDGEIESERRYTTLLRVDPRTGAVRPVPLSRTLRGAPTLLGDDVVVFAQTNGTVTAVSADDGKQLWQRSTGMEGLSQPVLSATYEHIYFSNRIGRVVALDLSTGKELWRTSAVDILGDASQDWAPSVVLVRDEIVAMAGNTLSSVGPNGPTAQATD, from the coding sequence ACGAGGAGTTCCGCGTCCGTTTCCGGCAGGAGATCGCGGCGGTCCGCCGGGTCAGCGGGGCGTTCACGGCACCCGTCGTCGACGCCGACCCGGATGCCGAGCGGCCATGGATGGCCACGCTGTACGTACCGGGCCCGAGCCTGGCGGCCTGCGTGGACCGCGGCGGCCCGCTGACCGGACCGGAGCTGCGGATCCTGGCACTGGGGCTCATCGAGGCGCTGCGCGAGATCCACCGGGCCGGGGTGGTGCACCGCGATCTGAAGCCGGGGAACGTGCTGATGGCCGAAGACGGCCCCCGCGTCATCGACTTCGGCATCTCGCGTGCCGCCGACAACCAGCAGTTGACCGTCACGGGCAACCTGATCGGCACGCCGCCGTTCATGTCACCGGAGCAGCTGCGTTCGCCGCGCGACGTCACCCCGGCGTCGGACGTGTTCTCGCTGGGCTCGTTGCTGGCCTACGCGGCCACCGGAAGCGGACCGTTCGACGCGGACACGCCGTACATGGCCGGCTATCAGGTGATGTACGAGCCGCCGACACTGGACGAGGTTCCGCGACCACTGCGCGGTATCGTCGAACGCTGTCTGGACAAGGACCCGGCGGCACGCCCCGGACTTGGGGAACTGCACGACTGGCTCCGCGCGTTACCGCAGACAGCCGACTCCGGCAATTCCGGCTCCGGCAACTCCGACCACACCACCGGTCCCGGCGAACATGGTCACCCCGACCATTCCGACGACCTCGGCAACGCGGTCGACACAGGCAAAAAGGCGATGCCCGGAGCCTCCACCGAACCCGTCACCGGCCGAGGTCTGCGCAGAGATCGTCGTGGCCGACGGCTCACGCGTCTGCTCACGGCCGTAGGTACAGCGGTCGCCGTCACCGCGTTGAGCCTCGCGGCGGTCAACGCCTTCGGCGGCGACGAACGACCCACCGCACGCACCCCTTCGCTCCCCGCCGGCTGGCACCCCTGGCAGACGACGCTCCGCCTCGGCTCCGTGCCCGACACCGCGATGGATTCCGGCCCGCCGGGGTGCGTCCCCGAGCGCACCGTCCTCTACTGCGGCGGCGAGGGCTTCACCGTCGCCAAGGTCGATGCCGCCACCGGCCGCGTCATCTGGCGGTCCGGCGACTCCGTACAGAACACGATGCCCTACGGCGTACGGAACGGAGTCGTGTACGTCGCCGAGCAGACCCATGGTGAATTCCGGACCGCGGCTCTGGACACCGCCACCGGGAAGCGCAGATGGGTGCGAGACAGCGACAGCTCGGTCGTCTTCAGCGGCGGGCTGCTGACCTCCACAAACGACATCCAGGGATTCATCGCGTACGACACGTCGGGGAAGGAACTGTGGCAGTCGCCGAAGGCCGCGTTCTGCGCACCGCTGTCCCTGGCCGGCGTTCCGTACGCCGAGTGCACGATCACCGGCCAGACCACCACCCTGCTGCGCCTCGACCCGGCCGATGGCACGGCACGCAAACTCGCGGCCCTGCCGATCGGATCGCAGGGCATCGGACAGTCCGGAGGCGCACCGGTCTACGCGCAGCCCGCGGCGGCGGCGAACCAGGACGGGGAGATCGAGAGCGAGCGCCGGTACACCACGTTGCTCCGGGTGGACCCGCGTACCGGCGCCGTCCGTCCCGTGCCGCTGTCCCGCACCCTACGCGGCGCGCCGACCCTGCTCGGCGACGACGTCGTGGTCTTCGCCCAGACCAACGGAACCGTCACCGCGGTGTCCGCCGACGACGGCAAGCAGTTGTGGCAGCGGTCGACCGGCATGGAGGGCCTGTCGCAGCCGGTCTTGTCGGCGACGTACGAGCACATCTACTTCTCCAACCGCATCGGCCGCGTGGTGGCCCTCGACCTGAGTACCGGCAAGGAACTCTGGCGCACCTCCGCCGTCGACATCCTCGGGGACGCGTCCCAGGACTGGGCGCCGAGCGTTGTCCTCGTCAGGGACGAGATCGTGGCGATGGCCGGCAACACGCTCTCCTCCGTCGGTCCGAACGGCCCCACGGCACAGGCCACCGACTGA